GGCGGGGATGCTTACAGCGTGCTGCGGGTAagagccctcctctcccccagataATCTTGAGACCTCCATGTGCTCTAACAAAGACATCTGAGCCATCTAATGGGCACTCCGAGCAACCTCTAGATGGGGAAGGATCACTTCAAAAACCATGCATGCAAGGGACAAAATGTGAATGCCTGGTGGGCATGTCTGCTACCCAGAGGCTATACAGCATGGGGCAACAGGGAACCCACCATGCTCATCTCTTCGGAAAACCACTTGTATAGGTGTCTGACTGAGTGATAAACTGGACAGTCTAGCCTTGTATGTGACCCTTGCTGTAGGCACAAGACTATGGGATGTCTGTGTGTacctggaggctacagcagcattGGTGGTATCCTGGCAGCACCAGCCTCTCAGTGGTGGCTGGGCCCATTGTGccttttcatttatttgtgtttttattggAAGCACATTCATTTTTGGTTGTCGCCCTGCAAGCAGGAGGCTGCTTTGATGAATGACCCCCATGGAGCTCTGTTCCCAAGGCGCCCAGGCTTAAGGCAGGCCTTCAATGGAGATCACTGTATATCAATACTGTTCTAATTGTCCATGACATATGGTCTTGGCTTTTCTCCCAGACAGTCTAAACTAATCATACACTTCTGCTAGAGTAAATAGTCTGTTTGATGGGATATTATAGGGTTACAGCTCTTCCCCGCCCTTCCAGGAGCTTCTTTCTGTGCCTCTAATTTTCCATGTAGTTTACATACTAATGAGCTTCTGTGCAAGCGCACCTGGTGGCTGTGTGAGCCAAACAGGTTCGCAAGCACAAAGTGCCCAGTGTTGCAGCTCACTCTGAGGCGGAGTGGATTTGGCAGAGGAGAGGAGGTAGCCGGGGGCCAAATCCTTCAGCTTCTTATTCGCTcgggcaaaactgccattgactttgcCGAGCAGTTTGGCTGAGTGAGGAGCGAGTCTGAGCGAAGCCAGAGCTTCGGGGGTTTGCTCAGTATTTGCAAGAGCTCCAATGACAAGCGGAGAGAATAGGAGGGGAGAACAAAGACCTGGAGGCTCTGTGCACCAGAGTTCCAAGCTAGGCTACCTGTGTCCCCCCGGCACCCTGCCAGTGCCCCCGCAGGACCTTCAGAGCAGTAGGCTGGATTCAGATCCTCTCCCATCTAGGGTGTCTATAACCTCAGATTCAGCTGGCCTCCTCGGTCATTCAGGGCCATGGCCTCTGAGCCAATCGTCATGTTGCTCTTTATGCCTGGGACAGTCTCTCTTGGTCCTCTCTCCTTCTTCACATTCCTCTTCAGGCAATTCCTCACaaatcttcccctctccctcttctGCACATTTGTCTTCTCTTGTGTTTGTCTGGCCTtatttaggctgtaagctctCAAGAGCAGAGATTCTGTCTCCTCTCTGTCTGTAAGGTGCCCTGTACATCCGTGGCTCTCTCTAAACATCTAATAATGACATTAAGGCTAGGATAGTTGTGTGACCCACAACACTGGTATCTGCTCTGTACCCAAATCACAGTGTTAAAGGTTCGGTTGGGCCATACTTACAAAATCAACATGTTAAACATATAATGTTAAGAGAAGGTgtaaataaaatagtaaatttctaGCAAAAATACAGGCTCTGTTATTTCAGTGTTACAAAAAGCAAAACCCCACTCACTCAGGTTTAGCAAACTCAAACTTGCAAGTGTGCAAAGTGCAACATTAACGCTCATTTCCAAAGGCAAACGAAATGTGATGCCCCATGGGGATATGTGACCCACCAAACTCTCTAGGGGATGCAAAGACCTGCTGGATTTACTCAGTAGCCAATGGACAGGATCACTTGCTAGTCAGGACTTCTCTAAGGTGGAGAAAAGTTTCTCTTTGGGGAATATACACACAGTTACTGAGAAAGTTATCAGCTGGCTACATGGACACATGGAAGCCTCTGGTATGAATGATGGCCAAGGGACAAGGCCTTTCAGGTTGAATAGGACCAGTTTTGTTCATCAGCAAATTAAAAATTTGTAACAACCTGCATTTTGGTGTGGGGGGTGGCAGTGGAATTCTTTTCCACCGCAGGGAAAAAAGCTTCAGAGCTGGCAGCTTGTTTCTGGTCACAATCCCCACTGGACTAACGAGCGAGGGCTGCATAACTTTCGTAGGGTCCTTCCAGGTGGCGAACAGGTGCGTGTTGGGATACAGGCGCCccagcctccaggcagggggagaCTCTTATCACACACAGCAGCAGAGAGTGGAGCAGTCCAGTTTGGCGGGgtttcccccattccctgcctTCTTGTTCACCTTGGGCAGCAACAGGACAAAGGACATGGCCAAAGCACAATGGTAGAAGCTATGCACGTAGGTGTAATCCCACTCCTGAAACCAAAGAGAGAGTCAGTGAGAGTTTCCACTGCTGGAGGATTTGCATCCTCTCTGGGTTCAAGATTCTCACATCACTGAAATTTTAGAGTATTTCATATACACACAGGACAGATTTAATCCCATGGTTCTCTGCCCTGGCACCCCATTCAGTCTTTTTCCCTTTTCATTCAGTGCCTTGCTATTTGAAATTCAAGCTGTGTTGCTTAGTTGCGATTGGTCaaataaatcacatggtattatttctgttccctgactggatgagcaATGCTCTTATAGGGCccgatccaaaacccattgaagtcagcggcagtctttccattgacttcagtggactttggatcaggcccgtcAGTGGATTTCTGGTGTGAATGCCTGCTGCAGAAACCAGATTTAAAATGAGTTCTCTGCCACTGTACTATATTTAGCTCTCTGCTGATGCTTGGATGTGCATGCTGAAAGGTTGCGCTCTGAGGGCTATTCATGCTAGTAAAGACCAGTCACGCAGATGCTCacagaaagtgaaaacaaaaggGAGGTGAACTATTTGTTGCACTTTTCACTGAGCTCTGGGTGGCTGTTGCTGCTGGAACCTCCTGTCTGGGAAGCTCTGGAGATCTGCTGTGTGCAGTATCACAGAGATGCCAGCATGGCTTGGGGCACTGAGATTAGGAGACCATGGTATAGCATCTAGCAACTCACTGTGAAAGCCTTTTGATTTGCCCAAAGTGCCAGAAATTGCAGTACCTCTCACCTAAGATGGTACAGCAGGCTTCTACTGCTTTGGTACGCCTGAACTTAGACCCAGTACTGGCAAATCCCCATAGACATGGAATATGCCCTCATCAGGCTGGTCTCTGGTGTAATTTCACCCTTATGGTGTGAACATATTTGCAACTCGTGGTCTCCCACAAAGGAGCTGTGTCCAAATAGACTCACAACTACCTGGCCCAGTGTGGTTTGCCTCCGCAACAAGACCAAGTTTCCAAAAGAGATTGGCTTCTATTTTGGCCAGGATGAATGCAGAGGACTTCTGAAAATGGGGCCTTTATTCAGGTGCCTCAATGGGAgcactgagctctttggaaaatctctcCCTTCGAGGAGCATCACTGATAAATGCTCTGTGTACACGTCCTACCCGTCCCCTCTTCTGTTACAGGCCATCTGGGCAATACCGGTCGCACCCACCAGCCCAGAAATGAGATCCTGAGACCTCTGCCTCCCTTCAGTGCTGAAAAAGGTTTCCAGCCTTAAACAGGCAGCCGTGGAAAAGTAAAGTGGACTTAACACAGGCTGATTTGCACATTTCTCTGCTCTTGAATGAAGTGTTTCATTACACTGCTTAGGAGAAGCTCAAGCAGAAGGAAGGAGGAGATTGTggattgtggggaggggaatttgTGCTAAGTGACGCTTTTATGTTCTGCTAGAAGTTGCAATTACTTAAAGCTTTGAAAAATAATCCTCTGGCAGCCCTGTGAAGTCGTATCGATTTGCTCCCAATGCACAAAATGGCAGTAACCCAAGGGCTGAACACATGCTCAGCGAGAGGCAGGGTCGAGAGTGTTATGTCCCCTTTTCTTCATGGACATTGGTGACGTAGGGCCTTCTGTACAGGAAAAGAGTatagtctagtggttacagcagaaGGTTGAGGGCCCTATCCAATGCCCATTGGAGTCAATCAGTATccttccactgagttcagtggacattggatcaggcccttcatcagaactcctgggttctgttcttcaCTCTGCCACTGATATGGGTTTTGACCTTTGGCTAAatcacacagggccagattttcaagaggtCCCCCCACTGGAGAAAATTGTGAGCTGTTCACAGACAATTTGCCAATggaaaaagagatgaaaaaaatcTTCATCAACTAAATGATTCGCTGTCAATTCTTTGCCCAACTCTGGTTATAATTAATAGATAGAGGCCTGCACAgacacaaaatttgtatccacatccgaTCCGCAATCTGCAAACATAGTCCATGGATATCCGTGGATATAAggcggatatctgcagatttgcagggctctattaaTAGACCAGTTTTCCTCCTTTTTAAGCCGTTCAGTGAGCTGGGGTTGAAGGCATTCCCGTGGGGAGCTGCATGAGAGGGTGGCATGCCCACTGTGAGAAGCCGTCCATTTAAATAGTCTTATTAGCACCTCTGGCAGAGCTCCTCAGGGCCTTGTGGTGCCGTGAGTTAGGGCAAGAAGGGTGGGGTCCATGAAGGGATTTAGGTGTTGCAATACGCAGTGTTGCAGAGCCCACCTTTAAGATGCTTAGAAAACAACACTGccatccacaaagcctgagcGAGGCACCTAGGATCCAatacaatgcatggggaagaTAGGGGCCAATGTAATCCGCAAAAGCCAGAACGCCATgtagctagccaatgggagatgccgacgagggagggaattgaacctggatctccgaCAGTCCAGGTGAGCACTCTAACTGCTAGGtagtggccccaccccttccttcttCAGCAGGATTTCGTAGGGGGTCCAATCCATTATGTGGCCTCAGCGTATgtctactggattgggccccacataTGATTTAGGTGGATGAATGCCCGGCTTCCCCTGGTATGCGAGTTGCTCTGGGGTTTAGGCGGGAGATAGGCCTCAAGATGCTTTTAGGGTGAGGCAGCCACGCGCATGTTCAGAGGCAGCAACATGGGCACCGAGGGACCTTTCACCTGACACTTAGGTgccgagtgagtttaggcacctacagagtttGGCGGGAGTCTTGGGGATTGCAGGGAGTCAAAACAgggatgtaggcacctaaatcactACTCAGCACAATGTCTGCTCAGGTGAGCCTCTGGCAGTGGTTTTTGTATGTGAAATGGACACCTGTCCGCTGGCACCTGGACTAAGACTAAGACCTGCTGACTAGGCAATAATTTTAGATGAATTCTGGCCTGGGTTGGATTTGAGCCAGAGATCCTCTTACcctgggaatctccttcacaccCTGTCATTATCACTGTAATTTATTGTGCAGACAGGTACCTCAAAGAAGAATCTCAGCATGAGTGCTAACGCCCCAAAGCAGAAGCCTGGGCCTATCTGTTGTGTGTAGACGCTCTTGTCGGGGTACAGGCCTCTCTTTTCTTTCATCTTCTGCAGCTGGAAGGGAACAGAAAGCACGTGAAGCCCTTTCACCCCATGTTCAATCTCGTTCAGCTTCTGAAAGATCCCATGCAATTAAAAAGCAAAGCAAGCAAAACCTCTGATAGTGACTGGCTGGTTGGGTTACTCTCTTTGATCCTTAACGCCTGGGACCGGACATGAGATCGAGAAGATTGTGCTCTTGTTTGCTGCTTTCAAGAGTGAGTCTTGAGTAGAGCAAGGTATAGTGTGGGCAGGCACTTGGCTACTTTTCCCTTCGCCACAGCAAATCCCTTTTTATTAGGCCTTCACATCATTCTGACAATGCACCCCaacctgcagctcctattggctgggaatggcgaaccgcggccgctgggagctgcggggggccgtgcctgtggacagtcaacgtaaacaaaatgtctcgccgcccgccagcggattaccctgttGGGCTGCgcgccgaaggttgccgacccctgggctaCAGTAATACAATAAATACTAATAAAGAAGTGAAGGTTAGTGACATTATTAACTTGGGACTGGGCTCACTGAATTTTCCATGATGCTTGGTCCTTACACAGTTTTTGTTCTATCAATtttacacacactctctctctctaataacTCTGACGCTCTCTTTAATAAATCTGACTCGTGGCAACCTATGGTTTGCTGCATAATATGCCCTTTGGAAGGCCACTGTTTTCTAGTCACCCCCAGAAGTTGGAAGCCACGTTGTGTAGTCTTAAAACAGAATCAGACCTGAGTTTGTTCCACCAGAATTATGGCTCTGCTGTACCACCTGTTTTTAGGTAaatcttccattgatttcagggcaATTTaccagaccacactgcctcttggTTATTGTAAAAACTCCATAAATATATTCTTGATGACtagaaacataagaacatgagatcCGCTAGAGTGGCTCAGACCAATCAAATCCGGCAATGATCACAAAAGCTTTTTGTTATTTGCCTGCTTTCCGTTTTCACTGAATACAGAATAACTCCATTTCCCTTCTGAATCCAGCCCCAGTGTCATAATGTGCAGCAGACTTtggtttagaaaagaaaattattCCCCCTGCAGTGTCTTCTCTGTCGCTTGAAAGCTTTACTGGGAAACTCCCAATTTGTTCTTTGATGGTAGGCTGAGAGGTGGGTACAAGCAGACCTCAGGGCTTACATGGGACTGACGTGGTGGATAGAACTTTGCAGCTCTCTGTCCAGAAGTGACTTAGCCCATGTGAAGTGGCCAGCTGGCTTCTTACTTACCCATTTCACGGTTATCACAAGGACGGCCGTCCCGATTGGTCCTGAATAGACGCCATATCCCCATCGGTCATGGTAAATCCTCACTGCTATAGTGAGCACGCCGAACATCACAAAGGTCGACCTTTTAGGCTCATCAAACTCTGCCAGAGCTGCAAGGCACAAACCAAAGTGAGGATCAGAGCATCTAATCTTCCATTGCTTTGATTTGCTCCAGATACTTggtgtttctacagcaccttccatccaagggtTCACTTTGGGCTAAACATGGCTGATGGAAGCCCTGAGAATTTGACCCTAACCCCACCACTCCTCTATTAGGTCGGTGTTATTATACAGTgcatggggaaagtgaggcatagagaggcaaagtggcttgcccaagggtGGGCAGGAAACCTCTAGCAGAGCTAGGAGTAGATCCcagatttcctgactcccaggctcTCTGAGATAAAAAAAGGGTAATTTAATGTCTCATGAAAATGTTCTACCCTCCAGttcatttccttccttccttcttaaCCAGGGGCAGCTTTAGTCAGAGGTGAGATAATCACCTACAGTGTCGCATCTAAGATAGCTTCAAAGACCACTGAGATCACCAGAGCTCCTTGCCTCCAGGCAAGCAGGGGTTAAGGGGAGGTTAGCAGGACACCAGCTGGAGATGCCGCAAAGCTGTCTCCCAGAAAGTGAGATTCTAGCTGCAGACAGGGCTTTGGGGCGCATTTCGGCGCAGTGGGGACATACTGAGGTTCCTAGACGTATCTTACACAGGGAACACCAACTGTTGtcaaagaggaaggtgatcaattgttctccacgtccGTTGAAGGTAGGccgagaagtaatgggcttaatgtgcagcaggggagatttaggtccGATAGTAGGAAAAACCGTCtgactctaagggtagttaagctctggaacaggcttccaagggaggggGTAGAATCACTGCcatcagaggtttttaagaacaacttTAAAATGGAGCAATCTAAGACCAGCTCGTTCTACAGCACCTGGCCCTCTCTGCACGCAGAACAAATAGGGCTAGGAATATTCATTCAGTCTGATGGCCCACTCAGTGCTTTATAATATTTCACGTGGCGGCTTTCCCAGCTGACAAACTGCCCAGGATTGGATCAGTTAGCACTGTGTAGCTGGCTACCTCCTTCCCCCAAGTCATCAATTACAGACCGAGAGAAGCAGTAGGAAGCTGGCCTCTGATATTTTCTGCTTGTCTGTCAAAACAAT
This region of Eretmochelys imbricata isolate rEreImb1 chromosome 16, rEreImb1.hap1, whole genome shotgun sequence genomic DNA includes:
- the MYMK gene encoding protein myomaker — translated: MGSLVAKLLLPTISSLVFLPTISIAAKRRFHMEAMVYFFTMFFVAIYHACDGPGLSVLCFMRYDILEYFSVYGTALSIWVSLMALAEFDEPKRSTFVMFGVLTIAVRIYHDRWGYGVYSGPIGTAVLVITVKWLQKMKEKRGLYPDKSVYTQQIGPGFCFGALALMLRFFFEEWDYTYVHSFYHCALAMSFVLLLPKVNKKAGNGGNPAKLDCSTLCCCV